From a single Fusarium fujikuroi IMI 58289 draft genome, chromosome FFUJ_chr03 genomic region:
- a CDS encoding probable dolichol phosphate-mannose biosynthesis regulatory protein gives MLVAASVVFTYYTIWTLLMPFVDDDHPLQNFFPPRVWAIRIPVIIILLGSAVVGSFLGMVMIRSNQKKAAKAKAAAKKAN, from the exons ATGCTCGTGGCCGCTTCCGTCGTCTTCACCTACTACACCATCTGGACTCTGCTCATG CCCTTTGTCGACGACGATCACCCTCTCCAGAACTTCTTCCCCCCTCGTGTTTGGGCCATTCGCATCCCCGTCATTATCATCCTCCTCGGTTCCGCTGTTGTTGGCTCATTCCTCGGCATGGTTATGATTCGGAGcaaccagaagaaggctgcaaAAGCCAAGGCTGCCGCGAAGAAGGCCAACTAG
- a CDS encoding related to CWC22-involved in mRNA splicing translates to MASAEVDLPRRDRDRSDKRDGDSYRPARDQRSASPRQKREAVPVRTEEEKQAAAKAEYEKLLTMRSGGTYIPPARLRALQAQITDKTSKEYQRMAWEALKKSINGLINKVNTANIKFIVPELFGENLIRGRGLFCRSIMKAQAASLPFTPIYAAMAAIVNTKLPQVGELLVRRLVMQFRKGFKRNDKAVCLSSTTFLAHLINQQVQHEMLAGQILLLLLHKPTDDSVEIAVGFCREVGQYLEEMQPSIAMAVFDQFRNILHEADIDKRTQYMIEVLFQVRKDKFKDNPAVKEELDLVEEEDQITHRIELEGEIDVQDGLNIFKFDPEWEEHEEAYKKLKAEILGEGSDDEDDEDEYESSSEDEEDEKTKAMEIKDQSNADLVNLRRTIYLTIMSSADPEEAVHKLMKINLPAGQEPELPSMIVECCSQEKTYTKFFGMIGERFAKINRLWCDLFEQAFAKYYDTIHRYENNKLRNIAMLFGHMFASDALGWHCLSVIHLNEDETTSSSRIFIKILFQFIAEETGMPKLRARMTDETLRPNLEGLFPKDNPRNIRFSINYFTSIGMGALTEEMRTYLQNMPKPALPAPPAADSDSDSVSSYSSYTGSSYSRSRSRSRTPRKVADRGRSLSRSPDRRSRGRSYSSSRSRSYSRSVSARGRGRSESRSASPPRRGRRYDSESRSRSPAPRTGKGRARSASYSSRSRSRTPPRQARGRKDSFASEGRSPLPPARDGRSRSYDSQSRSPSPVRKRERSYSGSPPRRGRPRGNAGPASHRRNSSSVSDEPRDAGKQYSRSPSYDSRSPPLRRARPDSVSPPPARNGRQASYSRSPTPPRRGAKKSLSPVPPKRRRHSDSVSRSPPPTKRGRRGS, encoded by the coding sequence ATGGCTTCCGCCGAGGTCGATCTCCCGCGTCGGGACCGCGATCGTAGCGACAAGCGTGATGGCGATTCATATCGTCCTGCAAGAGACCAGCGATCAGCCTCTCCCAGGCAAAAACGAGAAGCTGTCCCTGTACGAaccgaagaggagaaacAAGCGGCTGCAAAGGCAGAGtacgagaagcttctcacgATGCGATCCGGCGGTACATATATTCCACCCGCTCGACTGCGCGCGCTCCAGGCCCAGATCACGGATAAAACGAGCAAGGAGTATCAGCGCATGGCATGGGAGGCGCTCAAGAAGAGTATCAATGGTCTGATCAACAAGGTCAACACTGCAAACATCAAGTTCATCGTTCCCGAGCTGTTTGGAGAGAATCTGATCCGAGGCCGCGGTTTGTTTTGTCGATCCATCATGAAGGCCCAGGCTGCCAGTTTACCATTCACACCAATTTAtgctgccatggctgctatcgtcaacaccaagctaCCCCAGGTAGGCGAGCTCCTGGTTCGTCGTTTGGTCATGCAGTTCCGAAAGGGATTCAAGCGAAACGACAAGGCTGTCTGCCTTTCCTCGACTACCTTCCTGGcgcatctcatcaaccagcAGGTTCAACATGAAATGCTCGCCGGtcagattcttcttctcctgcttcaCAAGCCGACCGACGACAGCGTTGAGATTGCGGTTGGTTTCTGCCGCGAGGTTGGGCAATATCTGGAGGAGATGCAGCCGTCTATTGCCATGGCTGTATTTGACCAATTTCGAAACATTCTGCACGAAGCCGATATCGACAAGCGAACCCAGTACATGATCGAAGTGTTGTTCCAGGTGCGCAAGGACAAATTCAAGGACAACCCAGCTGTCAAGGAGGAGTTGGAtttggtggaagaggaggatcaaATCACGCATCGAATCGAGCTGGAGGGTGAAATTGATGTGCAAGATGGACTCAACATTTTCAAATTCGACCCGGAGTGGGAGGAGCATGAAGAGGCGtacaagaagctgaaggctGAGATCCTAGGCGAAGGtagcgacgacgaggatgacgaggatgaataCGAGAGTTCGtccgaagacgaagaggacgagaagaCGAAAGCCATGGAAATCAAGGACCAGTCTAATGCCGATCTGGTCAACCTACGAAGGACTATCTATCTCACTATCATGTCTAGTGCCGATCCTGAGGAAGCTGTTCACAAGCTCATGAAGATCAATCTCCCTGCCGGTCAGGAACCTGAACTTCCCTCCATGATCGTGGAGTGCTGTTCACAAGAAAAGACGTACACCAAGTTCTTTGGTATGATTGGTGAGCGCTTCGCCAAGATCAACCGACTGTGGTGCGACCTGTTTGAGCAGGCTTTTGCCAAGTACTACGACACTATCCATCGATACGAGAACAACAAATTGCGCAATATTGCGATGTTGTTTGGTCACATGTTCGCTTCAGACGCCCTGGGCTGGCACTGTCTATCTGTCATTCACTTGAACGAGGACGAGACCACATCCAGTAGCCGTATCTTTATCAAGATCCTATTTCAGTTCATCGCAGAGGAAACCGGTATGCCCAAGCTGAGGGCACGTATGACAGACGAAACCCTGCGCCCCAACCTGGAAGGCCTCTTCCCCAAGGACAACCCCCGCAACATCAGGTTCTCCATCAACTATTTTACAAGTATTGGCATGGGTGCTCTCACAGAAGAGATGCGAACCTACCTACAGAACATGCCCAAACCTGCTTTACCTGCACCCCCTGCGGCTGATTCAGACTCTGATTCAGTTTCAAGCTACTCGTCGTACACGGGCTCTTCTTACTCGCGATCTCGATCTAGATCGCGGACACCACGTAAGGTTGCTGACCGAGGAAGATCTCTTTCTCGGTCTCCTGATCGAAGAAGCCGGGGACGTTCATACAGTTCGTCGCGATCAAGGTCATACTCAAGATCTGTATCTGCACGAGGAAGGGGACGCAGCGAGTCTCGCTCTGCAAGTCCTCCCCGGCGAGGACGTCGTTACGATAGTGAGAGTCGCTCACGATCTCCTGCCCCACGAACTGGTAAGGGTCGGGCTCGCAGCGCCTCATACTCATCTCGAAGCCGTTCCCGTACACCTCCACGTCAAGCACGTGGACGCAAGGACTCCTTCGCTTCGGAAGGACGATCACCGCTCCCTCCAGCTCGAGATGGGCGAAGCCGCTCATATGATTCCCAGAGccgatctccttctcctgtGAGAAAACGGGAGAGGTCATACTCTGGCAGCCCACCTCGACGAGGCAGACCGCGTGGAAATGCCGGTCCAGCCTCACATCGGCGCAACAGCTCTTCCGTCAGTGATGAACCGCGAGATGCTGGCAAGCAATACAGTCGCTCTCCTTCATACGATTCGCGATCCCCGCCTCTAAGAAGAGCCAGGCCAGACAGCGTATCGCCCCCACCTGCGCGCAATGGTCGCCAAGCCTCATACTCGCGGTCACCTACCCCCCCGCGCCGTGGGGCAAAGAAGTCTTTGAGCCCTGTGCCGCCAAAGAGGAGACGTCATAGCGATAGTGTTTCTCGGTCACCGCCACCGACGAAGCGAGGACGAAGGGGAAGTTGA